In Dehalococcoidia bacterium, one DNA window encodes the following:
- the melA gene encoding alpha-galactosidase, with protein MTKIAMMGAGSVEFCMRLVQDVLYYDSLKDAHIVLMDIDGVKLRTTLKVMENMREQHGLTCTFSATTSRREALKGADFAVVMIMVGGLKAYELDISIPLKYGVDQCVGDTINPGGVFRGLRHVPAIWEMLIDAEEVCPDVLFLNYANPMAICSWAMQKTFPNISFVGLCHGVQHTTRLLCAWLRVPEEECETQVAGINHMAWFLKMTHKGEDLYPRLWAKLDAEGPIKFEHYRFEMMKATGYFMTELPGHLSEYLPYFRHREDLKELFGGPWLFGETGGDLKFQQRTHEDYAARMRAMASGETAVPYAPGRKSEEYAADIMNARLTGQVCRFAGNVLNKGFITNLPWDCCVEVPVFADRSGLHPTFVGDLPKVCASLCRSNVAVQELAVDAALNGDFEAAYQACLLDPLTAATLAPHEIRDMVDEMFEAEAEWLPQFQGKKNTFPGATVDRVRTGAKELRTGEHVYPVLFARGDRI; from the coding sequence GTGACGAAGATCGCCATGATGGGCGCGGGCAGCGTCGAGTTCTGCATGCGGCTTGTGCAAGATGTCCTCTACTACGATTCCCTGAAGGACGCCCACATTGTGCTGATGGACATCGACGGCGTCAAGCTCAGGACGACGCTGAAGGTCATGGAAAACATGCGGGAGCAGCACGGATTGACATGCACGTTCTCCGCGACAACCAGCAGGCGCGAGGCGCTGAAGGGGGCGGACTTCGCGGTGGTCATGATAATGGTCGGCGGCCTGAAGGCGTACGAGCTGGACATCTCCATCCCGCTCAAGTACGGCGTCGACCAGTGCGTCGGCGACACCATCAACCCCGGCGGCGTGTTCAGGGGGCTGAGGCACGTGCCCGCGATCTGGGAGATGCTGATCGATGCGGAAGAGGTGTGCCCCGACGTTCTGTTTCTGAATTACGCCAACCCCATGGCAATATGCTCGTGGGCGATGCAGAAGACGTTCCCCAACATCTCATTCGTGGGGCTCTGCCACGGCGTCCAGCACACGACGAGGCTGCTCTGCGCGTGGCTCCGTGTTCCGGAGGAGGAATGCGAGACTCAGGTTGCAGGGATCAACCACATGGCCTGGTTCTTGAAGATGACACACAAGGGGGAAGACCTCTACCCGCGGTTGTGGGCCAAACTCGACGCGGAAGGGCCGATCAAATTCGAACATTACCGCTTCGAGATGATGAAGGCCACCGGCTACTTCATGACCGAGTTGCCCGGCCACCTGTCGGAGTACCTGCCCTACTTCCGTCATAGGGAAGACTTGAAGGAGTTGTTCGGCGGACCGTGGCTGTTCGGCGAGACGGGCGGCGACCTGAAGTTCCAGCAGCGGACGCATGAGGACTACGCAGCGCGGATGCGGGCGATGGCCTCCGGGGAAACGGCGGTGCCGTACGCGCCGGGACGTAAATCGGAGGAATACGCGGCCGACATCATGAATGCCCGCCTTACCGGACAGGTCTGCCGCTTCGCCGGCAATGTTCTCAACAAAGGATTCATCACCAACCTCCCATGGGACTGCTGCGTCGAGGTGCCGGTCTTCGCAGACAGGAGCGGCCTTCACCCGACCTTCGTGGGCGACCTGCCGAAAGTCTGCGCATCGCTCTGCCGTTCGAACGTGGCCGTGCAGGAGCTCGCCGTCGACGCCGCCCTGAACGGAGACTTTGAAGCCGCGTATCAGGCGTGTCTGCTCGACCCCTTGACAGCGGCAACGCTTGCCCCGCACGAGATACGCGACATGGTGGACGAGATGTTCGAGGCGGAAGCCGAGTGGCTGCCGCAGTTTCAGGGAAAGAAGAACACTTTCCCCGGAGCGACGGTGGACCGCGTCAGGACGGGCGCAAAGGAACTCAGGACGGGCGAGCATGTGTACCCCGTTCTCTTCGCCCGCGGCGACCGGATTTGA
- the galT gene encoding galactose-1-phosphate uridylyltransferase translates to MSELRRDPLRGEWVVTATHRMERPQMPDEWCPFCPGSGLVPDDYDVYLYSNDFPSFASPPPPMSVSPGPGSVWDARPSWGACDVVLYHPDHDRDFLDIDMGHLVKLAALWQKRYLELFQNKRVKYVLIFENSGEEIGVTIPHPHGQIYAFPLVPPVPGAEMRRAKSFKRRTGRCLHCRLIEEEARDGRRMVFDENGWAAFVPFAARWPYEVHLYPRRCAGHLGELSYEELRTMMSAIKRLLATYRNYYQRAFPYMMLFHQAPPRGSVGEGTHMHIEFCPIRRSREKLKYRAGCETGAGIFINDSHPEEKAAELRSLLAGPHD, encoded by the coding sequence ATGAGCGAACTGCGCCGCGATCCGCTGCGCGGCGAGTGGGTTGTCACCGCCACTCACCGCATGGAGCGTCCCCAGATGCCGGACGAGTGGTGTCCCTTTTGCCCCGGCTCCGGGCTCGTGCCCGACGACTACGACGTCTACCTGTACAGCAACGACTTCCCCTCGTTTGCCAGTCCACCGCCGCCGATGAGCGTATCGCCCGGGCCGGGCAGCGTGTGGGACGCCAGGCCGAGCTGGGGCGCCTGCGACGTCGTGCTCTATCACCCCGACCACGACCGCGACTTTCTCGACATCGACATGGGCCATCTCGTCAAACTTGCCGCGCTGTGGCAGAAGCGCTACCTCGAACTGTTCCAGAACAAGAGGGTCAAGTACGTGCTCATCTTCGAGAACAGCGGGGAAGAGATCGGCGTCACCATCCCCCATCCTCACGGCCAGATATACGCCTTCCCGCTCGTCCCGCCTGTGCCCGGGGCCGAGATGAGGCGCGCGAAATCGTTCAAGAGACGGACGGGACGCTGCCTTCACTGCCGCCTCATCGAAGAGGAGGCGAGGGACGGCAGGCGGATGGTCTTCGATGAGAACGGATGGGCGGCGTTTGTTCCCTTCGCCGCCCGCTGGCCGTACGAGGTCCATCTCTACCCCAGGCGCTGCGCCGGCCACCTCGGCGAACTCTCTTATGAGGAGCTTCGAACGATGATGTCCGCCATTAAGCGCCTCCTTGCTACCTATCGCAACTACTACCAGCGCGCCTTCCCCTACATGATGCTCTTCCACCAGGCGCCGCCGCGGGGCAGCGTGGGCGAGGGCACCCATATGCACATCGAGTTCTGCCCGATCCGACGCAGCCGCGAGAAACTGAAGTACCGGGCCGGCTGCGAGACGGGGGCGGGCATCTTCATCAACGATAGCCATCCCGAAGAGAAGGCCGCCGAGCTGCGTTCCCTGCTCGCCGGCCCTCACGACTAA
- the galK gene encoding galactokinase produces the protein MRLRNEIVRLFHERYGAAPQFVAFAPGRVNLIGEHTDYNDGFVLPIAIQLGVYAAGSLTGDGTVEAISQQFPGEIARFPVGSEPEGGGWQRYLGAVLAELAEVGVRPAGLRLLVAGDIPLEVGLSSSAAFSVCTAMLVSALSGRAWDDRVALARLCQRAENRTGVMCGLMDQMASLLCTAGRAMFLDCRDLRYEMVPLGADLAVLVGNTGVKRALANGRYNRRREECEQAAGICGVPSLRDLTPAGLESCRQSLGDLLYRRARHVVDENERVRLFVEALKANDAPRAGELMSESHASLRDDYEVSCAELDAMVEAFMQAGALGARMVGAGFGGSAIALAPATDAAAYVPAAARLYRDSTGIDGDFYAITAGDGAWCRPGRGRS, from the coding sequence ATGCGCCTGCGAAACGAGATCGTCCGTCTGTTCCACGAGAGGTACGGGGCGGCGCCGCAATTCGTCGCCTTTGCGCCCGGACGGGTCAACCTTATCGGCGAGCATACCGACTACAACGACGGCTTCGTCCTGCCGATCGCCATCCAGCTCGGCGTCTACGCTGCGGGCTCCCTGACCGGCGACGGGACCGTCGAAGCCATTAGCCAGCAATTCCCGGGGGAGATTGCGCGCTTCCCCGTAGGCAGCGAACCGGAGGGCGGCGGTTGGCAACGGTACCTGGGCGCCGTGCTGGCGGAACTGGCGGAAGTCGGCGTGCGGCCGGCGGGCCTGCGCCTGCTCGTCGCCGGCGACATCCCCCTCGAAGTGGGCCTCTCCAGTTCAGCCGCGTTCAGCGTGTGCACAGCGATGCTCGTCAGCGCTCTCTCAGGCCGTGCCTGGGACGATAGAGTGGCTCTCGCCCGGCTGTGCCAGAGGGCGGAAAACCGCACCGGCGTCATGTGCGGACTAATGGACCAGATGGCGAGCTTGCTCTGCACCGCCGGCAGGGCGATGTTCCTCGATTGCCGCGACCTGCGCTACGAAATGGTCCCGCTTGGCGCTGACCTGGCCGTGCTGGTGGGCAACACCGGAGTGAAGCGGGCGCTGGCGAACGGCCGCTACAACCGGCGGCGCGAGGAGTGCGAGCAAGCGGCGGGGATCTGTGGTGTCCCTTCGCTCCGCGACCTCACCCCGGCCGGTCTGGAGAGCTGCCGGCAGTCACTGGGTGACCTGCTGTACCGCCGGGCCAGGCATGTGGTCGACGAAAACGAACGCGTCCGGCTGTTTGTGGAAGCCCTGAAGGCGAACGACGCGCCGCGGGCCGGCGAGCTCATGAGCGAGAGCCACGCCAGCCTGCGCGACGACTACGAGGTGAGCTGCGCGGAGCTGGATGCGATGGTGGAGGCGTTCATGCAGGCAGGGGCGCTCGGCGCGCGCATGGTTGGGGCGGGCTTCGGCGGCAGCGCTATCGCCCTCGCCCCGGCGACAGATGCGGCCGCCTACGTTCCCGCCGCCGCGCGACTGTATCGGGACAGCACAGGCATCGACGGCGACTTTTACGCGATCACCGCCGGCGACGGGGCGTGGTGCCGGCCAGGGCGCGGAAGGAGTTAG
- the pyrE gene encoding orotate phosphoribosyltransferase, with product MSDEEVLDLFRKSGAFKEGHFQLTSGRHSGAYVEKFQVLQHPAYTQKLCGLIAARFRDAGIELVAGPTTGGIILSFEVARQLGVRGIFAESVDSGRRFLRGFVVNPGERVLVVDDVLTTGGSIRDVLEAIREAGGEPVGVAVLVDRTGGKVDFGVPFFACLELVFPSYDASQCPLCRVGIPLEKT from the coding sequence TTGAGCGATGAGGAAGTCCTCGATCTGTTCCGCAAGTCGGGCGCGTTCAAGGAAGGCCACTTCCAGCTCACCTCCGGCCGTCATTCCGGCGCTTATGTCGAGAAGTTTCAGGTGTTGCAGCATCCCGCCTACACGCAGAAGTTGTGCGGCCTCATCGCTGCCCGCTTCCGCGATGCGGGGATCGAGCTTGTCGCCGGCCCGACGACGGGCGGCATCATCCTCAGCTTCGAGGTGGCGCGTCAGCTTGGCGTGCGGGGCATCTTCGCGGAGTCCGTCGATTCAGGGCGGCGTTTTCTCCGGGGGTTCGTGGTCAACCCCGGCGAGCGCGTGCTGGTGGTGGACGACGTTTTGACGACGGGCGGGAGCATCCGCGACGTGCTGGAGGCGATACGCGAAGCGGGAGGCGAGCCGGTGGGCGTCGCGGTGCTTGTCGACCGGACGGGCGGAAAGGTCGACTTTGGAGTGCCGTTCTTCGCCTGTTTGGAGCTTGTCTTCCCGTCTTATGATGCGTCGCAGTGTCCGCTCTGTCGGGTGGGCATTCCCCTCGAGAAGACGTAG
- the lepB gene encoding signal peptidase I, producing MENGREQFPEPTPDTYNWPEPETPPAVPDPVPEADPKVEFVWSTDTSSPASFSPLGRADATGVTIERKAPLSLRLGRLARDLTETLILALLIFLAVRATVQNFRVEGSSMEPSLHDGQYLLINKAIYFKVNLGFLDFLPFFDSGDDPYQYIFRAPRRGDVVVFRFPSQPTRDFIKRIVAEPGETVEIKEGLLYIDGRVLKEPYINGPMHYDFGPVTVPPKHYFVLGDNRNNSYDSHSWGMLSEEHIIGQAWISYLPFSSFGLVSNPDIDPLGSDEPATPEPTVAPEAAP from the coding sequence ATGGAAAACGGCCGCGAGCAATTCCCCGAACCGACCCCCGACACATACAACTGGCCGGAGCCCGAAACGCCTCCGGCCGTTCCCGACCCTGTGCCCGAAGCCGACCCAAAGGTCGAGTTCGTGTGGTCGACAGACACCAGCTCGCCGGCGAGCTTCTCTCCCCTGGGGCGGGCGGACGCGACGGGCGTCACCATCGAGAGGAAGGCCCCCCTTAGCCTCCGCCTCGGGCGTCTGGCGCGGGACCTGACGGAGACCCTCATCCTCGCGCTGCTCATTTTTCTCGCCGTGCGGGCGACGGTGCAGAACTTTCGCGTCGAGGGCTCGAGCATGGAGCCGTCGCTGCACGACGGCCAGTACCTACTGATAAACAAGGCGATCTACTTCAAAGTGAACCTGGGCTTCCTCGATTTCCTGCCGTTTTTCGATTCGGGAGACGACCCGTACCAGTACATCTTTCGCGCGCCGCGGCGCGGCGACGTGGTGGTCTTCCGTTTCCCCAGCCAGCCGACGCGCGACTTCATCAAGCGAATAGTCGCTGAGCCGGGAGAAACGGTGGAGATCAAGGAGGGCCTGTTGTATATAGACGGGAGGGTGCTTAAAGAGCCGTACATAAACGGTCCCATGCACTATGACTTTGGGCCGGTAACGGTGCCTCCCAAGCACTACTTTGTTCTCGGTGACAACCGCAACAATAGCTACGATTCTCACTCCTGGGGGATGCTGTCGGAGGAGCATATCATCGGGCAGGCGTGGATTTCGTATCTCCCGTTTTCTTCGTTCGGACTCGTCTCGAACCCGGACATCGACCCGCTGGGAAGTGACGAGCCTGCGACGCCTGAGCCAACCGTAGCGCCGGAGGCAGCGCCTTGA
- a CDS encoding sigma-70 family RNA polymerase sigma factor, translated as MGPVSADEAALVARSREGDLSAFNALVEMYQGQVYNLCLRMLASAEAAEDAAQDTFLSAYRSIGRYRGPVFRAWLLRIAVNACTDELRRRRRRPQVSLDAATPEGSAALELPDSSDLPEERALRSETLRDLQAALMRLPIDQRAAIVLCDVQGFSYEEISASLGVSLGTVKSRISRGRSRLRRLLTQQGELLTALHRHSIEAGIAEETDGV; from the coding sequence TTGGGACCGGTCTCCGCGGACGAGGCGGCGCTGGTAGCGCGAAGCAGAGAAGGCGATCTTTCCGCCTTCAACGCGCTGGTCGAGATGTACCAGGGCCAGGTGTACAACCTTTGCCTGCGCATGCTCGCATCGGCGGAAGCGGCGGAGGACGCCGCCCAGGACACCTTTCTCTCTGCCTACAGGAGCATCGGGCGCTACCGGGGCCCCGTCTTCCGCGCCTGGCTGCTGCGCATCGCCGTAAATGCCTGCACCGATGAGCTGCGACGCCGTCGCCGTCGCCCCCAGGTCTCGCTCGACGCCGCCACGCCCGAAGGAAGCGCTGCCCTCGAGCTGCCCGACAGCTCCGATCTGCCCGAGGAACGGGCGCTCCGCAGCGAAACGTTACGGGACCTCCAGGCGGCGCTCATGCGGCTACCCATCGACCAGCGCGCCGCCATCGTCCTCTGCGACGTTCAGGGCTTCAGCTACGAGGAGATATCGGCCTCCCTGGGCGTATCGTTGGGCACGGTGAAGTCGCGCATAAGCAGGGGTAGGAGCAGGCTGCGCCGCCTTCTGACCCAACAGGGGGAACTTCTGACCGCCCTCCATCGTCATAGTATCGAAGCGGGAATCGCAGAGGAGACCGACGGGGTCTGA
- a CDS encoding zf-HC2 domain-containing protein has protein sequence MFEWLKLRRHIVGEDELSAYLDEELPPARRRKIEEHLRGCPACRARLAELRTLKQTLSSLPQAAAPRSFALTPEQARRPGQVRPAYAAARVYPVLRNAAAAVAVLFFAFVAADIFVSTTGGEQAAERGAATLQGLPEDMQAERSLAGAAEDEAPDERKETAPAAPAPDVAPAVTPPAVAPSEAGPGAETTPPALALTEPEPTAPEFAGQEATVGEAGMAEAAEEDGGSGWLRPLEGALGGAAIALVAAAFFLRRRRRLT, from the coding sequence ATGTTTGAGTGGCTGAAATTGCGCCGGCACATCGTGGGCGAGGACGAGCTCTCAGCTTACCTCGATGAAGAGCTGCCGCCTGCGCGCCGCCGGAAGATCGAGGAGCACCTGCGCGGCTGTCCCGCCTGTCGGGCCCGCCTGGCCGAGCTGCGGACCCTGAAGCAAACGCTGAGTTCGCTGCCCCAGGCGGCCGCGCCCCGCTCCTTCGCCCTCACTCCGGAACAGGCGCGACGACCCGGGCAGGTGCGGCCGGCCTATGCCGCCGCTCGCGTCTACCCTGTCCTCCGTAACGCCGCCGCCGCCGTTGCCGTCCTCTTCTTCGCCTTTGTTGCCGCCGACATCTTCGTCTCGACGACCGGCGGAGAGCAGGCGGCGGAAAGAGGCGCCGCTACTTTGCAGGGCCTTCCGGAAGACATGCAAGCAGAACGCTCCCTCGCTGGCGCGGCGGAAGACGAGGCCCCCGACGAGCGGAAGGAGACCGCCCCCGCCGCCCCCGCGCCCGACGTGGCGCCTGCCGTTACCCCACCAGCGGTCGCGCCGTCGGAGGCTGGGCCGGGCGCTGAGACGACTCCGCCCGCCCTCGCGCTCACGGAGCCCGAGCCGACGGCGCCGGAATTCGCCGGACAGGAGGCAACGGTCGGGGAGGCAGGAATGGCGGAGGCGGCGGAAGAAGACGGTGGGAGCGGCTGGCTGCGCCCGCTGGAGGGCGCTCTCGGCGGCGCGGCGATAGCGCTCGTGGCGGCCGCCTTCTTCCTGCGCAGGCGCCGGCGTCTCACGTGA
- a CDS encoding SIMPL domain-containing protein has protein sequence MNRNIALSFAAGLLLFGLLGAACRGDEVTVATEQAQNLGIAVTGEGKASGPPDVVVLTLGVSVLAPTVKEARDQATDAMSKVVDSLKSNGVEDKDIQTSQFSIYPEYDYREGEDTLRGYRLTNVATAKLRDIDRTGEALDEAVAAGGDLTNVQGISFTIDDPDELRDQAREEAVADAKAKAERLAELSGVGLGKVISISESFGAPPPIPLARDAIAESGEGATPIEPGELDVVLTVEVVYAID, from the coding sequence ATGAACAGGAACATCGCTCTCTCGTTTGCGGCCGGCCTGCTGCTTTTCGGGCTGCTTGGGGCAGCCTGCCGGGGTGACGAAGTGACGGTGGCGACAGAACAGGCGCAGAACCTGGGCATAGCCGTCACCGGCGAGGGGAAGGCGTCGGGTCCGCCGGACGTCGTCGTGCTCACTCTCGGCGTCTCCGTGCTCGCGCCCACTGTCAAGGAGGCGCGCGATCAGGCGACCGACGCCATGAGCAAGGTCGTCGACTCCCTCAAGAGCAACGGGGTGGAGGACAAAGACATACAGACGTCGCAGTTCAGCATCTACCCCGAGTACGACTACCGCGAAGGTGAGGACACTCTGCGCGGCTACCGGCTAACCAACGTCGCGACGGCGAAACTGCGTGATATCGACAGGACCGGCGAGGCGCTCGACGAAGCGGTCGCCGCAGGTGGCGATCTTACGAACGTGCAGGGCATCAGCTTCACAATCGATGACCCGGACGAGCTTCGCGACCAGGCCCGCGAGGAGGCGGTGGCGGACGCGAAAGCAAAAGCTGAGCGGCTGGCGGAGCTGTCGGGGGTGGGCCTCGGAAAGGTGATATCGATAAGCGAATCGTTCGGCGCGCCGCCGCCCATACCGCTGGCGCGCGATGCCATCGCTGAGTCCGGCGAAGGAGCCACGCCGATCGAGCCGGGCGAACTGGACGTCGTTCTCACCGTAGAGGTTGTCTACGCGATCGATTGA
- a CDS encoding CBS domain-containing protein yields the protein MPFLSQVLGRPVLDLEGNQVGVLRDLLIPAEVPYPPIRAAVVGAGKRLHAVPWNSIASVTPKATALRRRLDIASLPEPGDDLVWLGRDLLDKQIVDTHGAKLVRVNDLALTPINGDLRLAGVDSSTSGLLRRLGIEWLARIAGRARPRLIDWQEVDIGPAVEEVRLKVPFSRLRTMPVPDIGTIISQMSPGEAADVLEALDDKTAADVLAELSEEQQAAVLTAMDPEEAADVLDQMPPDDAADVLGDVEEERAGELMSLMAPKAANEVRSLLVYEEDKAGGLMNTRMVTVRESDTAEEVIAYMRRLAPPEDESYYVYVVDDEGRLRGVLSLRDLIVAPPDAVVSTFMRREVAAVQLDDSAEEVARQLVRYDLLAIPVTDEEGRLKGIVTVDDVLDLVTPRSWRNRPRRMLG from the coding sequence ATGCCTTTCCTCAGCCAGGTGCTCGGCCGCCCCGTACTCGACCTCGAAGGCAACCAGGTCGGAGTCCTCCGCGACCTGCTCATACCGGCGGAAGTGCCTTATCCGCCCATTCGCGCCGCAGTCGTCGGGGCCGGCAAGCGCCTTCACGCCGTCCCCTGGAACAGCATCGCCTCCGTTACCCCGAAGGCGACAGCGCTCCGCCGCCGCCTCGACATCGCCTCGCTCCCCGAGCCCGGCGACGACCTCGTCTGGCTGGGGCGCGACCTCCTCGATAAGCAGATCGTCGACACGCACGGCGCCAAGCTCGTGCGCGTGAACGACCTCGCGCTCACGCCCATCAACGGCGACCTCCGTCTCGCCGGCGTCGACAGCTCGACCAGCGGCCTTCTCCGGCGGCTTGGTATCGAGTGGCTCGCCCGCATCGCCGGACGCGCCCGCCCGCGTCTCATCGACTGGCAGGAGGTGGACATCGGCCCCGCGGTGGAGGAGGTCCGACTCAAGGTGCCGTTCAGCCGTCTTCGCACCATGCCGGTGCCCGACATCGGCACCATCATCAGCCAGATGTCGCCCGGCGAAGCGGCGGACGTCCTCGAAGCGCTCGACGATAAGACCGCCGCCGATGTCCTCGCCGAGCTGTCCGAAGAGCAGCAGGCCGCCGTGCTCACGGCGATGGACCCCGAAGAGGCCGCCGACGTGCTCGACCAGATGCCGCCCGACGACGCCGCCGACGTCCTGGGCGACGTCGAAGAGGAGCGGGCCGGTGAACTGATGAGCCTCATGGCCCCGAAGGCCGCCAACGAGGTCCGCTCCCTCCTTGTCTATGAGGAAGACAAGGCCGGCGGCCTCATGAACACGAGAATGGTGACGGTGCGGGAGAGCGACACCGCCGAAGAAGTGATCGCCTACATGCGCCGTCTGGCGCCCCCCGAGGACGAGAGCTACTACGTCTATGTGGTGGACGACGAGGGCCGGCTGCGCGGCGTCCTCTCCCTGCGCGACCTCATCGTCGCGCCCCCGGATGCAGTCGTCTCGACCTTCATGCGCCGCGAAGTCGCCGCCGTCCAACTCGACGACTCGGCGGAAGAGGTCGCCCGCCAGCTTGTCCGCTACGACCTGCTGGCCATTCCCGTGACCGACGAGGAGGGCCGGTTGAAGGGCATCGTCACCGTGGACGACGTCCTCGATCTCGTGACCCCGCGTTCGTGGCGGAACCGGCCGAGGAGGATGCTGGGGTGA
- a CDS encoding Nramp family divalent metal transporter has translation MTNEVMRRVSPGWRGLLARRFAYVRRLGLFFAVMGPGVITGVVDNDPTGIAGYAIAGSRFGYDFLWVLVICFVMLIVVNEMSARMGTVTGKGLADIVRERFGVRITAIVMLGLLVANAVTTVAEFAGVAGGSEIFGVSRYISVPLAAVAVLAVVFYGSYRRVEKVLLLGSLVFLAYVITGFLAEPDWGAVGRHTVVPTFSLTLPFLTVLIGLIGTTITPWMQFYLQSSVVDKGLGEREYNAERADVYVGAFAVVFVAFFIIVTTAATLFTHDRPADTVEEVARSLEPLAGDFAARLFAIGLLNASLLAAVVLPLSTAYAVCGAFGWERSINKGVREAPAFFGLFVGLVVLGALAVLIPGLPLLIVIFVPNVVGAIVLPLVLFLMLKIINDKRIMGRWTNNRLQNFIARATTVLLVGLSVVYAVIAVLQATGAIDA, from the coding sequence ATGACGAACGAGGTGATGCGACGGGTTTCCCCGGGCTGGCGCGGCCTTCTGGCCCGCCGGTTCGCGTATGTCCGCCGGCTAGGACTGTTCTTCGCCGTCATGGGGCCCGGCGTCATCACCGGCGTCGTCGACAACGACCCCACGGGAATCGCCGGCTACGCCATCGCTGGCTCGCGCTTCGGGTACGATTTCCTATGGGTGCTGGTCATCTGCTTCGTCATGCTTATCGTCGTCAACGAGATGTCGGCGCGCATGGGCACCGTCACCGGCAAGGGCCTCGCCGACATCGTGCGCGAGCGTTTCGGTGTGCGTATCACCGCCATTGTCATGCTCGGACTGCTCGTCGCGAATGCGGTGACCACCGTTGCCGAGTTCGCAGGCGTAGCCGGGGGATCCGAGATCTTCGGCGTCTCGAGATACATCAGCGTCCCGCTCGCCGCTGTTGCAGTCCTTGCCGTAGTGTTCTACGGCTCGTACCGGCGGGTGGAGAAGGTGCTGCTGCTGGGATCGCTGGTGTTCCTCGCCTACGTGATAACGGGCTTTCTGGCCGAGCCCGATTGGGGGGCTGTCGGACGTCACACGGTGGTGCCTACGTTTAGCCTCACGCTGCCGTTTCTGACGGTACTCATCGGCCTCATAGGAACAACGATCACGCCCTGGATGCAGTTCTATCTCCAGTCGAGCGTCGTCGACAAAGGGCTGGGTGAGCGCGAGTACAACGCCGAGCGCGCCGATGTCTATGTCGGCGCCTTCGCCGTTGTCTTCGTGGCCTTCTTCATCATCGTCACCACCGCCGCGACCCTCTTCACCCACGATCGGCCGGCCGACACAGTGGAGGAGGTGGCGCGTTCCCTGGAGCCTCTCGCCGGGGACTTTGCCGCCCGGCTCTTCGCCATCGGCCTGCTCAACGCGTCGTTGCTGGCGGCGGTGGTGCTGCCGCTCTCGACGGCATACGCGGTTTGCGGCGCCTTCGGCTGGGAGCGGAGCATCAACAAGGGTGTCCGCGAGGCGCCGGCCTTCTTCGGGCTCTTCGTGGGGCTGGTTGTCCTGGGGGCGCTGGCGGTTCTCATACCCGGCCTGCCCCTGCTCATCGTCATCTTCGTGCCGAACGTGGTAGGCGCCATCGTGCTGCCGCTGGTCCTGTTCCTGATGCTGAAAATCATCAACGACAAGCGGATTATGGGGCGCTGGACGAACAACCGCCTGCAGAACTTCATCGCCAGGGCGACAACAGTGCTTTTGGTGGGGTTGTCCGTTGTGTACGCCGTGATCGCCGTCCTCCAGGCGACCGGCGCCATTGACGCCTGA
- a CDS encoding potassium channel family protein gives MSAWRRLVLGVLLLLLLLAIGALGYMLIEGWSFLDALYMTVTTITTVGFREVNPLGTGGRIFTIFLILLGVGIALYILVGVVGIVVEGELGQAFGLQRMKARIRSMRGHFVLCGFGRVGEEIGREFTQRKIPFVVVESNPEAIGRARERGYLLVEGDASSDAVLLEAGIERARGLLAASDSDAGNTYITLTAKAMRPEMLV, from the coding sequence ATGAGCGCATGGCGACGGCTGGTGTTGGGAGTCCTCCTGCTCCTGTTGCTGCTCGCTATCGGCGCGCTCGGCTACATGCTCATCGAGGGCTGGTCGTTCCTCGACGCCCTCTACATGACCGTCACCACCATCACCACCGTCGGCTTCCGGGAAGTCAATCCCCTGGGCACGGGCGGCCGGATATTCACCATCTTCCTCATCTTGCTCGGCGTCGGCATAGCCCTGTACATCCTTGTGGGCGTGGTCGGCATCGTTGTCGAGGGGGAGCTGGGCCAGGCCTTCGGGCTCCAGAGGATGAAGGCCAGGATAAGGTCGATGCGCGGCCACTTCGTCCTCTGCGGCTTCGGGCGCGTGGGCGAGGAGATCGGGCGGGAGTTCACGCAGCGCAAGATCCCCTTCGTGGTCGTGGAGTCGAACCCGGAGGCGATAGGGCGTGCGCGGGAGAGGGGGTATCTGCTGGTAGAGGGAGACGCGTCGTCGGACGCAGTGCTGCTGGAGGCGGGGATAGAGAGAGCGCGGGGTCTTTTAGCGGCGTCGGACTCAGATGCGGGGAACACGTACATAACGTTAACGGCGAAGGCGATGCGGCCGGAGATGCTGGTG